A portion of the Anthonomus grandis grandis chromosome 7, icAntGran1.3, whole genome shotgun sequence genome contains these proteins:
- the LOC126738721 gene encoding anoctamin-4 isoform X1 — translation MTLLTLINYHNHKMEYNGYPNGKEYNKMFIENETLSVSGGSSRRASHDSVKSINLPIDPKPLESKLKREPTPHPHQLDSTSIDFIGQTTKTRSKSLVNISRRNRSPSFDHDGLGDIEESPKYTTYRRGSWQHSDNVDRPKQLSRFTCIKDAFGAQLNSEENITLPGTPLPSLVQDSTQEEITVPFQLPTPDAEKTQISDPDTLYFRDGRRKIDMVLVYEEEELGVMTEAEARKRESRKMFQENMVKEGLELELEHKDLSFDGKTWFLKIHLPWKTKTRYAALMGIKLPCKRFITISVKAWDDKKDQNQNSCYQSCYEKWNKKWKEYFEYNHDLIPKEPSFYDATEGRDREEQFVVKDRATTYSSAQRSLIVMQILLRVKFDETDKVGIRRLLNNGTFLACFPLHEGKWEETGKNGVLLDRRLLYLEWANFGKMLKRQPLNLVRKYFGDKIGLYFCWLGFYTKMLISPAIVGTLCFMYGVFTMDGDDNTATHEICDANGPGNITLCPLCDKACTYTRLKDSCKFAKLTYLFDNPATVFFAIFMSLWATVFLELWRRKQSVIQWEWDLQDTEQDEEARPEFETSVKTFRTNPVTREKEPYLPTSQKAFKYVITGSAVFFMIVVVLCAVLGTIIYRLSLVTIIYGSENIFFQNHAKIITSVSAAIINLIFIMSLTRGYHRLAIYLTNLESPRTDTEYEDSYTFKIFLFEFMNFYSSLIYIAFFKGRFFEYPGDTVIRKSEFFRVKGDICDPAGCLSELCIQLAIIMIGKQILNNFVEIFNPKFYNWWRYRTHRSNTKDLTRKHTRWEEDYHLQDPGRLALFDEYLEMILQYGFVTLFVAAFPLAPLCALLNNIAEIRLDAYKMVTQARRPLAERVEDIGAWYGILKAITYAAVVSNAFVIAYTSDFIPRMVYKYKYSLNENLVGYIDSSLSVFNTSDYYDDMGPADKSANVDLCQYRGYRNGPNETNPYGLSPQYWHVFAARLAFVVIFEHVVFALVGVMQYVIPDIPSELNTQIQRETLLAKEAKYEHGLRKTDYDYEDVLNTIRENDNSNKNNDSKIGIRGSWARRLSKLSDGLEAHVEVVSKRKNSLTSTTLWEFS, via the exons ATGACCTTGCTGACGTTAATAAATTATCATAATCACAAGATGGAATATAATGGTTATCCAAATGGTAAAGAATACAATAAGATGTTTATCGAAAATGAAACTTTATCGGTATCTGGAG GATCTTCACGAAGAGCAAGCCACGATAGCGTAAAAAGCATTAATTTGCCCATAGACCCAAAACCATTAGAAAGCAAATTAAAACGAGAACCGACTCCACATCCTCATCAATTGGACTCCACCTCTATTGATTTTATCGGACAAACGACAAAAACTAGATCAAAATCGCTTGTAAACATTTCAAGACGAAACAGGAGCCCTAGCTTTGACCACGACGGGCTTGGAGATATTGAAGAGAGTCCAAAGTATACGACTTATAGAAGAGGAAGTTGGCAACATTCGGACAATGTTGATAGG cCCAAGCAGTTGTCGAGGTTCACATGCATAAAAGATGCTTTTGGAGCCCAACTAAATTCGGAAGAAAATATCACACTGCCAGGTACACCTCTTCCATCTTTAGTGCAAGACTCGACACAGGAAGAAATTACTGTACCGTTTCAGCTTCCAACTCCGGATGCAGAAAAAACACAG ATTTCGGATCCAGACACTTTATATTTTCGAGATGGCAGACGAAAAATTGATATGGTGTTGGTTTATGAAGAAGAAGAGCTTGGAGTAATGACTGAAGCTGAAGCAAGAAAAAGGGAGAGCAGGAAAATGTTTCAG GAAAATATGGTAAAAGAAGGCCTGGAACTGGAGCTCGAACATAAAGACCTCTCATTTGACGGTAAAACGTGGTTCTTAAAAATTCACCTACCATGGAAAACAAAAACCAGATACGCCGCCCTAATGGGAATAAAATTACCTTGTAAACGATTTATTACCATTTCGGTTAAAGCGTGG gaCGACAAAAAGGATCAAAACCAGAATAGTTGCTATCAATCATGCTAtgaaaaatggaataaaaaatggaaagaatattttgaatataatcaTGATCTTATTCCGAAAGAGCCTTCATTTTATGACGCCACCGAGGGACGAGATAGAGAGGAACA GTTTGTAGTGAAAGATAGAGCTACGACTTATTCAAGTGCCCAAAGAAGTTTGATAGTGATGCAAATTCTTTTAAGAGTCAAATTTGATGAAACAGATAAA gtTGGTATCAGACGACTACTAAACAACGGTACTTTTCTGGCATGCTTTCCGCTGCATGAAGGCAAATGGGAAGAAACAGGGAAGAACGGAGTATTATTAGATAGACGA TTACTCTACTTGGAATGggcaaattttggaaaaatgttaaaaagacAGCCGCTAAACTTAGTCAGAAAATACTTCGGTGATAAAATAGGGCTCTACTTTTGCTGGCTGGGGTTTTACACCAAAATGCTTATTTCCCCTGCTATTGTTGGAACGCTTTGTTTTATGTATGGGGTATTTACCATGGATGGAGATGATAACACAGCAAC GCATGAAATTTGTGATGCCAATGGTCCAGGAAACATTACTTTGTGTCCTTTATGTGACAAGGCTTGCACGTATACTAGGCTAAAAGATAGTTGTAAATTTGCCAAACTAACTTATCTCTTTGATAATCCCGCAActgttttttttgcaatttttatgaGTTTATGGG CGACAGTATTTTTGGAACTGTGGCGAAGGAAACAAAGTGTGATACAGTGGGAATGGGATTTACAGGATACGGAGCAAGACGAAGAGGCGAGACCTGAATTCGAAACGAGCGTAAAAACTTTCCGGACGAATCCGGTGACCCGAGAAAAGGAACCATATCTTCCAACTTCCCAAAAAGCTTTTAAATACGTTATTACTGGAAGTGCCgtattttttatg aTTGTTGTTGTGTTATGTGCAGTTCTTGGGACAATAATATATCGGTTGTCATTAGTGACAATCATTTATGGtagtgaaaatatattttttcaaaatcacgCAAAAATAATAACATCGGTTAGTGCCGCCatcattaatttgatttttatcatGTCGCTTACTAGG GGTTATCATAGACTAGCAATTTACTTAACTAACCTGGAAAGCCCAAGAACGGACACCGAGTATGAAGACTCATAtacctttaaaattttcttatttgagtttatgaatttttattcatcTTTAATATACATTGCGTTTTTTAAG GGAAGGTTCTTTGAATATCCAGGAGATACTGTAATTAGAAAATCAGAGTTTTTTCGAGTTAAAGGGGACATTTGTGATCCAGCTGGTTGTCTCAGTGAACTTTGTATTCAATTAGCCATTATCATGATTggcaaacaaatattaaataattttgttgaaatatttaatcC taAATTCTATAATTGGTGGCGCTATAGAACACACAGATCAAACACCAAAGATCTTACAAGGAAACACACAAGATGGGAGGAGGATTACCACCTGCAAGACCCCGGACGTCTTGCTTTGTTTGATGAATATTTAGAAATGA TCCTTCAATATGGTTTTGTTACTCTATTCGTAGCAGCATTCCCACTGGCTCCCCTATGTGCtctattaaataatatagcGGAGATTCGTCTGGATGCGTATAAAATGGTGACACAAGCAAGGCGTCCGTTGGCTGAAAGAGTGGAAGATATTGGAGCCTGGTATGGGATTCTTAAAGCTATAACTTATGCAGCCGTTGTATCAAAT gcatttgtgaTAGCATACACAAGCGATTTTATCCCTAGAATggtatacaaatataaatattcccTTAACGAAAATCTGGTGGGCTATATCGATTCGTCCCTTTCAG taTTTAATACTTCAGACTACTATGATGATATGGGGCCTGCCGATAAAAGTGCAAACGTAGACTTATGCCAATATAGAG GGTATAGAAATGGTCCAAATGAGACGAATCCTTATGGTTTAAGTCCACAATACTGGCATGTATTTGCTGCAAGACTGGCATTTGTGGTGATCTTTGAG catgTTGTATTTGCATTAGTGGGAGTAATGCAATATGTGATACCAGATATACCTTCAGAG TTAAATACACAAATTCAAAGAGAAACATTATTGGCCAAAGAAGCTAAATATGAACACGGCCTAAGGAAGACTGATTATGACTACGAAGACGTGTTAAATACTATAAGAGAAAATgataattctaataaaaataacgaTAGCAAAATAG gTATTCGCGGTTCTTGGGCGCGAAGGCTCAGCAAACTCTCGGACGGATTAGAAGCTCATGTTGAAGTGGTGAGTAAGAGGAAAAATTCGCTTACTTCAACAACCTTATGggaattttcataa
- the LOC126738721 gene encoding anoctamin-4 isoform X2 — MVLVYEEEELGVMTEAEARKRESRKMFQENMVKEGLELELEHKDLSFDGKTWFLKIHLPWKTKTRYAALMGIKLPCKRFITISVKAWDDKKDQNQNSCYQSCYEKWNKKWKEYFEYNHDLIPKEPSFYDATEGRDREEQFVVKDRATTYSSAQRSLIVMQILLRVKFDETDKVGIRRLLNNGTFLACFPLHEGKWEETGKNGVLLDRRLLYLEWANFGKMLKRQPLNLVRKYFGDKIGLYFCWLGFYTKMLISPAIVGTLCFMYGVFTMDGDDNTATHEICDANGPGNITLCPLCDKACTYTRLKDSCKFAKLTYLFDNPATVFFAIFMSLWATVFLELWRRKQSVIQWEWDLQDTEQDEEARPEFETSVKTFRTNPVTREKEPYLPTSQKAFKYVITGSAVFFMIVVVLCAVLGTIIYRLSLVTIIYGSENIFFQNHAKIITSVSAAIINLIFIMSLTRGYHRLAIYLTNLESPRTDTEYEDSYTFKIFLFEFMNFYSSLIYIAFFKGRFFEYPGDTVIRKSEFFRVKGDICDPAGCLSELCIQLAIIMIGKQILNNFVEIFNPKFYNWWRYRTHRSNTKDLTRKHTRWEEDYHLQDPGRLALFDEYLEMILQYGFVTLFVAAFPLAPLCALLNNIAEIRLDAYKMVTQARRPLAERVEDIGAWYGILKAITYAAVVSNAFVIAYTSDFIPRMVYKYKYSLNENLVGYIDSSLSVFNTSDYYDDMGPADKSANVDLCQYRGYRNGPNETNPYGLSPQYWHVFAARLAFVVIFEHVVFALVGVMQYVIPDIPSELNTQIQRETLLAKEAKYEHGLRKTDYDYEDVLNTIRENDNSNKNNDSKIGIRGSWARRLSKLSDGLEAHVEVVSKRKNSLTSTTLWEFS; from the exons ATGGTGTTGGTTTATGAAGAAGAAGAGCTTGGAGTAATGACTGAAGCTGAAGCAAGAAAAAGGGAGAGCAGGAAAATGTTTCAG GAAAATATGGTAAAAGAAGGCCTGGAACTGGAGCTCGAACATAAAGACCTCTCATTTGACGGTAAAACGTGGTTCTTAAAAATTCACCTACCATGGAAAACAAAAACCAGATACGCCGCCCTAATGGGAATAAAATTACCTTGTAAACGATTTATTACCATTTCGGTTAAAGCGTGG gaCGACAAAAAGGATCAAAACCAGAATAGTTGCTATCAATCATGCTAtgaaaaatggaataaaaaatggaaagaatattttgaatataatcaTGATCTTATTCCGAAAGAGCCTTCATTTTATGACGCCACCGAGGGACGAGATAGAGAGGAACA GTTTGTAGTGAAAGATAGAGCTACGACTTATTCAAGTGCCCAAAGAAGTTTGATAGTGATGCAAATTCTTTTAAGAGTCAAATTTGATGAAACAGATAAA gtTGGTATCAGACGACTACTAAACAACGGTACTTTTCTGGCATGCTTTCCGCTGCATGAAGGCAAATGGGAAGAAACAGGGAAGAACGGAGTATTATTAGATAGACGA TTACTCTACTTGGAATGggcaaattttggaaaaatgttaaaaagacAGCCGCTAAACTTAGTCAGAAAATACTTCGGTGATAAAATAGGGCTCTACTTTTGCTGGCTGGGGTTTTACACCAAAATGCTTATTTCCCCTGCTATTGTTGGAACGCTTTGTTTTATGTATGGGGTATTTACCATGGATGGAGATGATAACACAGCAAC GCATGAAATTTGTGATGCCAATGGTCCAGGAAACATTACTTTGTGTCCTTTATGTGACAAGGCTTGCACGTATACTAGGCTAAAAGATAGTTGTAAATTTGCCAAACTAACTTATCTCTTTGATAATCCCGCAActgttttttttgcaatttttatgaGTTTATGGG CGACAGTATTTTTGGAACTGTGGCGAAGGAAACAAAGTGTGATACAGTGGGAATGGGATTTACAGGATACGGAGCAAGACGAAGAGGCGAGACCTGAATTCGAAACGAGCGTAAAAACTTTCCGGACGAATCCGGTGACCCGAGAAAAGGAACCATATCTTCCAACTTCCCAAAAAGCTTTTAAATACGTTATTACTGGAAGTGCCgtattttttatg aTTGTTGTTGTGTTATGTGCAGTTCTTGGGACAATAATATATCGGTTGTCATTAGTGACAATCATTTATGGtagtgaaaatatattttttcaaaatcacgCAAAAATAATAACATCGGTTAGTGCCGCCatcattaatttgatttttatcatGTCGCTTACTAGG GGTTATCATAGACTAGCAATTTACTTAACTAACCTGGAAAGCCCAAGAACGGACACCGAGTATGAAGACTCATAtacctttaaaattttcttatttgagtttatgaatttttattcatcTTTAATATACATTGCGTTTTTTAAG GGAAGGTTCTTTGAATATCCAGGAGATACTGTAATTAGAAAATCAGAGTTTTTTCGAGTTAAAGGGGACATTTGTGATCCAGCTGGTTGTCTCAGTGAACTTTGTATTCAATTAGCCATTATCATGATTggcaaacaaatattaaataattttgttgaaatatttaatcC taAATTCTATAATTGGTGGCGCTATAGAACACACAGATCAAACACCAAAGATCTTACAAGGAAACACACAAGATGGGAGGAGGATTACCACCTGCAAGACCCCGGACGTCTTGCTTTGTTTGATGAATATTTAGAAATGA TCCTTCAATATGGTTTTGTTACTCTATTCGTAGCAGCATTCCCACTGGCTCCCCTATGTGCtctattaaataatatagcGGAGATTCGTCTGGATGCGTATAAAATGGTGACACAAGCAAGGCGTCCGTTGGCTGAAAGAGTGGAAGATATTGGAGCCTGGTATGGGATTCTTAAAGCTATAACTTATGCAGCCGTTGTATCAAAT gcatttgtgaTAGCATACACAAGCGATTTTATCCCTAGAATggtatacaaatataaatattcccTTAACGAAAATCTGGTGGGCTATATCGATTCGTCCCTTTCAG taTTTAATACTTCAGACTACTATGATGATATGGGGCCTGCCGATAAAAGTGCAAACGTAGACTTATGCCAATATAGAG GGTATAGAAATGGTCCAAATGAGACGAATCCTTATGGTTTAAGTCCACAATACTGGCATGTATTTGCTGCAAGACTGGCATTTGTGGTGATCTTTGAG catgTTGTATTTGCATTAGTGGGAGTAATGCAATATGTGATACCAGATATACCTTCAGAG TTAAATACACAAATTCAAAGAGAAACATTATTGGCCAAAGAAGCTAAATATGAACACGGCCTAAGGAAGACTGATTATGACTACGAAGACGTGTTAAATACTATAAGAGAAAATgataattctaataaaaataacgaTAGCAAAATAG gTATTCGCGGTTCTTGGGCGCGAAGGCTCAGCAAACTCTCGGACGGATTAGAAGCTCATGTTGAAGTGGTGAGTAAGAGGAAAAATTCGCTTACTTCAACAACCTTATGggaattttcataa
- the LOC126738400 gene encoding ubiquitin carboxyl-terminal hydrolase 22, protein MNALSCEHFERFKEDSASLETLKWIHSVFVVGHPARYRSVKILNTSCQTCRNRGPHIHACIECVYFGCIQHIRQHTRDLNHTFSLELIYGQLHCAKCGDYIYDNDLDEVAQKHRMHSRKFQKRLFDCVSWDPNEDERQLISNRTKRMCLTPETTLGLRGLINLGATCFMNCIVQALMHTPLLRDYFLSEPHCCKGVQGACLVCEVSKLFQEFYNGDTTPLALHELLHLIWTHASHLCGDKQHDAHEFFMAALDLLHKHYSESNPKHNSSANNIVNNHVHTGNCSCIIHQIFSGRLQSDVVCQICNGVSTTTDPTMDFALDLGSVTEGGRSPCSLIDCLESFTKAEHLGREKIMCENCGSKQESTKQLTIKTLPIVATFHLKRFSHSDAGIKISTAISFPEMIDMTPFMSKRKKEKPFPSDNRYSLFAVVNHSGDSANEGHYIAFVRQHLDYWYKCNDEVLTPVKLKDVLSSEGYILFYHKQVLGYE, encoded by the coding sequence atgaacgCCCTCAGTTGCGAGCATTTCGAACGATTCAAAGAAGACTCTGCCAGTTTAGAAACTCTCAAGTGGATCCATTCAGTGTTTGTTGTTGGACACCCAGCTAGATACAGGTCagtcaaaattttgaatacttCATGTCAAACTTGCAGAAATAGGGGCCCGCACATTCATGCTTGCATCGAATGCGTTTATTTCGGTTGCATACAGCATATCAGGCAACATACCCGAGACCTAAATCACACTTTTTCATTAGAATTGATTTATGGTCAGTTGCACTGTGCCAAATGTGGAGATTACATTTATGATAATGACCTGGATGAAGTGGCTCAAAAGCACCGGATGCATTCTaggaaatttcaaaaaagacttTTTGATTGTGTTTCTTGGGACCCAAATGAAGATGAGCGTCAACTTATATCAAATAGAACAAAAAGGATGTGTTTAACACCAGAAACCACTTTGGGGCTAAGAGGACTGATAAATTTGGGAGCTACATGCTTTATGAATTGCATTGTGCAGGCCTTAATGCATACCCCATTATTAAGGGATTATTTTTTGTCAGAGCCTCATTGCTGTAAAGGAGTTCAGGGAGCATGTTTAGTATGTGAGGTTAGCAAATTATTTCAAGAATTCTATAATGGAGATACAACTCCTTTGGCCTTACATGAGTTGCTACATTTAATTTGGACCCATGCAAGTCATTTGTGTGGTGATAAGCAGCATGATGCTCATGAATTCTTTATGGCTGCCCTTGACTTATTACATAAACATTATTCAGAATCAAATCCAAAGCATAATAGTAGTGCAAATAACATTGTAAATAATCATGTCCATACTGGAAACTGTTCCTGTATTATCCATCAGATCTTTTCTGGAAGGCTGCAGAGTGATGTGGTTTGCCAAATTTGTAATGGGGTCTCGACCACTACAGACCCTACTATGGATTTTGCATTGGACTTAGGATCAGTTACTGAAGGAGGTAGGAGCCCATGTTCCCTTATTGACTGTCTAGAAAGTTTTACCAAAGCTGAACACCTTGGAAGGGAGAAAATAATGTGTGAAAATTGTGGATCAAAGCAGGAAAGTACAAAACAGCTGACAATCAAGACTCTGCCTATTGTCGCCACATTCCACTTAAAGAGGTTTTCCCATTCAGATGCAGGGATTAAAATATCAACAGCTATTTCTTTCCCAGAAATGATTGATATGACCCCATTTATGAGTAAAAGGAAAAAGGAGAAGCCTTTCCCATCTGACAACCGTTACTCACTCTTTGCAGTTGTAAATCACTCGGGTGATAGTGCAAATGAAGGGCATTATATAGCTTTTGTTAGACAACATCTAGATTACTGGTATAAATGTAATGATGAGGTTCTAACTCCTGTTAAACTAAAAGATGTCCTGTCTTCAGAagggtatattttattttaccacAAACAGGTTTTAGGTTATGAATGA